The genomic interval gatattccattgtctaaCAACATTaatattccattgtctaccaaCATTGTACCATCAACATTCaattatatggattgtggtTCTTTAGTGGATGTGAATGAGCAACTAGCAGGATGAATGAAATGGATCATGATCATGGAGATGTGCATCGTTCTACAGCAACTTTAGTGGTTCCACGATCtgtgtcttcaagtcataggATATAGTTGATTATGCCTGGCACCTCTTCATCTGAGACGGAGgatgttgaagttggtcaactatttttgagcaaaaaggacttgaaaatgagattatctATTCTGTCCATCAacagaaattttgaatttaaggtcaagaaatcaaccaaatctctgttcactgtcaaatgcattggggagacatgtaagtggagccttcgtGCAGTCAAAATGGAAGGGTCTAATATATTCAAGCAACTGCTATGGTTGTTGGTCAGTTCATCAAAGATAAGTTCACGGGAATAGGacgtatttataaaccttgtcatatcgttgaggatatgaggagagattatggcgtgaacataagttatgataaacCGTAGCATGCAAGGGAAGCTGTGTATGATCTCACTAGAGATACTCCAGAATACTCATACTTcatactacatgcttatggAGAAGCGCTAAAAATAGAGAATCTGGGTACAGTCTTTGAGAtcaaacttgaagatgaggtgcatttcaagtatatgtttatggcattagggACTTGTTTTAGAGGTTTTGCAAGCTGTCAGCCTTGTATTATTGTTGATGGGTCgcacttgaaaggaaaatacaaaggcaCCATGTTGGTTGCGGTTTCTATGAACgggaacaatcaattatacccTCTAACATATgcaatagtggacaatgaaaccgATTGATTatggaaatggtttatgtcAAACTTGAAATGCAGTATCGGAGAACCCGATAATCTGGTGTTTGTGTTTGATTGGATGGTATCTATTGGCAATACTATTCGTGCATTTTTTTTCCCacaacatttcatggattgtTCACATGGCATATAGAACAGAATCTGGTTAAAAACTTTAAGGATAGCACAGTTGTTGGGATATTTAGAGATGCAGCAAGGGTATTTCGCATGACAGAGTTCCAGACAAAATGGGACGAACTACGCAGTTTTAGAGACGGTACTGTCACAAAATATTTGGAAGATATCAGTCTTCAAAGGTGGGCACGAGGTTACCAAATAGAACAaagatatgataacatgacatccaaaagtgcagagtgtttcaattccTTAACTAAAGAGTATCGATTAATGCCCatagtatgcttgattgaacatgttagaggaatgcTCCAATCATGGTTCTACGAACGGAGGAATTGCTCGGCATCTCGAAGACATTGCACTCTGACTACTATGAAACCCAATTGGCAAATGAAGCCGATAAGGGAAGACGATATCGGGTGGagcctattgattgttatcgGGTACATGTGAAAGATAATCGATTGGACGATATTATCAATCTTCACACGAAGGAATGCACGTGTAAAGAATTCAACTCACTTGGTATCCCGTGTTTGCATGCAATTTTTGCtgccaaggaaagaaatataccCATCCACAGTCTTTGCAGTCGATTTTATATAGTGGACTCTCTAATGACTGCGTATGCGGAGCCTATAAATCCACTTGGccacatatctgaatggaaaAGACCTTCTGGATACGTAGAAAAGATTATCCTTCCTTCAAAGTTTGTGCCACAAGTCGGGCGACGgagagtgagaagaataccATCCAGAGGAGAATTTCGCAGACAAATGAAATGTGGTCATTGTGGGAATTATGGGCATAACCGCCAAAATTGTACTGAACCGCTTACAACCTTGCGACGTGCTGAAAATGCCAAAGATCGAGACACAAATACCCCTCATCCAGTTTAgttataaataccattgatcattTTTTCATAtgtcatacttgtaacatatttcatactttttcatacttgtaacatacttcatacttgtaatacttcatacttcatactttcatcttataaacaaaaaacaataacaagctaaagtatttatataatagcaatcttcatactctctcaatcttcatactcttTCCATCTTCATAATCTCTTagtcttcatacttgtaacaaaaatgggtaacttcatactctctcaatcttcatacttgtaacaaaaaacaataacttcatactctcccagtcttcatacttgtaacaaaaatggataacttcatactctctcaatcttgctctctctcacaatctcgctctctctcaatctcgctccctctcacaatctcgctctctctaaacatctcgctctctcaatctcactctTTCTGAACATCTCGCTCTTTCAATCtagctctctctcaatatctcacTCTCCcaatctttgaactttcaacCTTGAACCATATAATGTTCTAAGCTCAAATAtgcatgttctgataaaattctgatattgaactttgaactttgaacttacataaaaaatacatgttcaattatacaatgaaaacAGCAGTAGCTCCATTAttgataatttgtagaaatacaagttatttttgctcttaagttggaacaactaaggtttttaatgataaattctccccATTTTTAGTAGAAACGCAtagaattactcaaacattagcaaactcatgcaaaagaagttttattactaaatactgCGACGCTAACGCATTGTATTGCAGGATATTTACAGAAAGCTAATGCATAATCAAAAAGTGCCGCAGGGAaagctctaacgcatgggccatgcgcCAGAGGAAATTCAACGCAGAGAAGATACATTGATCCAGGCtaattgtgtcacatcaccacttgcagtATGGGCATCtgcagcaggcggcgtctgaaaagcttccgagaGTTAGgtggctgaccagggcatggactttaatgctgcccattcaccaagtggacatgaccaacgcctataaatagatgaagtcccttcAGAGTTAGATAGTACATAGAAATTTATCAAGACTCTCACTCTCTATAATTAGCGTAGTCATAGTTTAAGCTGTGCTATGGTGTCAagacgatcagaagggttgagaaccaccgcCACCGTAGGtcaaggagcggaggaagccaagcttgagaaagacacttcgtccaactcctatacaagtgattgtacacaatagaattgagccaaagagatacaagcGATTGGCTTGACTCAattcctttcatctcatttatcactttcatttcatttgattgaatattgcttttgtaaagacaatttgcttctttataaattcatatatttgatccatcacactttacattgtttatttcttgtttatgttgaatgcatttatactttatacAAAATCTCATTTCAAACGCTTAAGCCGACTTGATCAATTGGTGAAAGCATCCTCCTTAGCTTAGATTATTCGAAAGAATAGATAAGCCAGTATCAAGTAGGACGCCTAGTatatctagagatagacttactggtgtctaTTGCATTATGTGTTAGActcatgcatcctagagataggttttgtatgttattcgcattgaaaagtgttgaataaagtctaacgcataaacaaagataagcaaatcatcccaACTCATCCACATCACACTCTAGTTTGTATACACTCATCTTAAACCGACGCATATCacttacattaaaatccatttttggatgatccatcactcactactcaactcttttgtatcttcttgcacaagcACAACACTTTAGTATAAATAACATATTTCTCTCATacatttaggaaaacccctacaatagctacaacgcaaggtctgcgtcAGTTTAACTGAATCTTTGaattcgaccttggacttaccaggaacctaaattggatttatacttgggtctggtttaggaaaacttgaacgtcaataaTAGTGGAGTGTTGTGCGTTCTGTTGCATATCTCTAACGGACCAACGCGTTACAATCacataaacgcatcaaagcatcaatgcatctatacttagaacttaatttttcaatttattttatacaatacactcctagctCGAATCACAATagcaacgaacaagtttttggcaccgtttcCGGGGattcaaaaacaaaagtaaCCAGAAATTTCGTTTGTATCTGTTGTAGGAACACTTCGGTCGAGGGAGTATTACAAGCTAAGCCTAAGCTTGTGAACATTTATGAGCAGGGAGAGCACTCCTAGACTCATATACGACCCTCAGATTGAAAGAACCTTCCGACGTAGAAACCGATCAAATCGTCGTCGAAGGTTGAGGCAGCAATTTCTCAGACAACAGAATAGGCAACGAGCAATGGCGGAAGAACAggcaaatcaaaatttagctcAACAACTAGCTCATCCTACACCAAATCCAATCCTAATGGCGAAAAGCAGCACGGGTCCCATGAGGGAGTATGCATCCTCTATACTGTAtaatttctctccaggaatcatataCCCAACGCCAGATGGGAcgaggttcgagatgaaatctGTAATGCTCCAAATGCTTCAGACTGCtggaaaatttgggggtggtcgtGGTGAAAATCCTCACGCCCACATGAAGCGATTCCTAGAAACGTGTAActcatttgtgattcctggaatcacccAAGAGGCGATCAGGCTGTCTTTGTTCCCCTATTCTTTGCATGATGACGCAAAACAATGGGTGAGCTCACTGGAGCCTAGTGAAACACCACCTGGGAGAAgttggtggagaaatttatgcaaaaatacttcccacctaccaccAATGTGAGAAGGCGTCGagagattatgaactttgaacaagaagaagtgGAGACCTTAAACGCCGCATGGGAGCGTTTTAAGGGCTTGGTTAAAAATTGCCCGAACCATGGACTACCACTAACTATCCAAATGGAGACTTTTTATGGTGGATTGAATAGAGCATCGCAGATAGTAGCAGACGTAGCAGCGACTGTTGGAATTATGGATAAATCTTAATCTGAAGCTAAGAAGATATTAGACCGCATTGCTAAATACAACATGGAATGGGTGGACGATACGTATGATGGAAAAGCTGATAGGAAGAAGATGTCTTAGAATGTTAATTCTATCGATTCCAATGCAATAGCCACACTTTCTGCACAAATGGCTACGATGACCAGCCTTTTGCAAAACATAACGCTAGGAAACGCATCAAATCAGCAAAAGGTGAATCAGGTAGAAGTGTTTAGGTAGCCCAAATCAGCAGAAGGAGATCCTCACTCTTATGCGGATTGCCTACAAAATCCCCAGTCAGTATGTTTCATAAAAAACAACCCATGTTCCAATACATATAATcctggatggagaaaccatccaaatttttcttggacaAGAGAAAATCATCAGGAGCATCACCCAGGGGCGAACCAAGAGCAAAGGAATGGACCGCTGCTTACATTTCAACAAACACATCAGCCACACCAACAACCCTTTAATAGAGGAGGACAGGCATTGAGCTCAAAATCTCCGCTTGAGAACCTATTGAAGGAATACATAGCCCAAAATGGCGCATTGCTGAAAAGCCAGGCATCGTCTATCAGAAACCTGGAAATATAGGTAGGGCAGATAGCGAGCAAATTGAAAAGCAGGCAGCCTGGAGTTCTACCTAGCAACACTGAAACACCTGGGAACAATAAtggaaaagagcaatgtcacgtggtgacattgcgaagtggaagagctcttgaagaaagaagaatgaatccAAGAAACAGCAGTCCTTCAAAAGAACGCATCACACGTTCAAtggatcaagaagaaagaacgCCTGAGACCACAAGCCATTCAGAACCCAGTACGTCTAACACGGGAAAACATGCAGTGTCGCTGAATGCACCATTCTCTAGAcgtctgatgaagaagaatgatgaacaacaattCAAGCGATTTCTTGAGCCCTTGAAGCAattgcatatcaacattccaCTTATAGAAGCCCTGGAGCAGATACCaaaatatgtcaaattttttaaggacattttgacaaagaaaagaagagtcaGCGAGATGGAAGTAATCGCGCTAACGCATGAGTGCAACGCGTTAGTAAGCAACAACCTACCCAAGAAACAGAAGGACCCTGGGAGCTTCATATTTCCTTGCTCGATAGGAGGATTGGATGTGGGTCATGCGTTGTGCGATTTGGGAGCTAGCATTAATCTCATGCCACTCTCAATCTTTAAGAAATTGGGAATTGGCGAAGCACAACCCACTTTTATTACTCTTCAGCTCGTTGACAGAACGATTAAGTACcctgaaggaaagattgaagatgttctgGTAAAGGTTTACAACTTCATATTCCCAGCAGACTTTATTATCTTGGAATATAAAACAGATAGGGATGTACCAATTATCCTTGGACGCCACTTCTTAGCTACTGGGAAAGTTTTAATTGACGTGCATAAAGGAGAATTAACAACTCGCGTGGATAATCAAgaggtgaagtttaatgtgttaaacACATTAAAGTTCCCAGATAGTGAAGATTTTCAACTGAATAGTATAGAGTTGCCTGAAGAAGAGACCCATGTATGCGAGGTCCTTGCGTTGGAGAAGAACCTGAAAGAACCAGAGTTGCCAAGTCTGAGTGAGTGGCAGACAAaaccaacgcatccatcactTGAGGAACCACCAGAACTCGAGTTGAAACCGTTACCTAGTCACCTGAAATATGCCTTTTTTTTTCAGGGAAGTTAAAATCCAGGTGGTTAggtcccttcatcattaaaACAGACTTTCCATATGGAGCAGTGGAAGTAACACGGGAAGATGGCACCAACGCATTCAAGGTAAATGGCCAACGAGTGAAGCTATACTTTGAAGATGAGCTGGAACGTGTCATCTCTCGCACTATGCGAAGCCAGCTGAGGCCCACGTCGAAGCATCCCTGCGTTCGCATCGCCATACATTCTAGGGATGCTTCCTCTATCCTTGTCTTTTTTTTGCATTCTGTATTTTACAATGCGTTTGAGTTTGTTGGcttgtttatttgtttatgtttttaagATTGATTGTTCTTTGTTTCTGCCTTCTTGAGTTAGAAATTTcacttgttttttttaaagttatgtACAATTGGGATGGAAATAACGGACGCGTCAGACTCaagtctaacgcatggcccAATTGAAGGGACGCGTCTCGAGAATACAAAAGCACTCGAGTGCTTAGAAACCCAAGACGTCCCTTTAGCTTCACATTTATTACGGACGTCAGGCGCCGCTTGACGTCAGCCAACTAACTCTCTCAGCCTATAAAAAGACCCAAATGCTTCGctttccttctttttcctcATTTCCCTCTCGAGCCATCTCTGaaacgaaaaagaaaaaccctagCCTCTCTGTTTCCCTCATCGTCGATCTACTCAAAGCACCTCTCCAGCCACAATGTTTTCTGCATCAGATTGTTAGAACCAAACCATGAGCTTCGGGAACGACTCACTGGTAAGTTCCTACTCCTCGTCCTCTATTTCGACTTCACCTCCCCCGAGCCCTAGAAAAACCTCCAAAGCCCTTGTCCAAACCAAACCCATGCACGGCGGAGCAACCTCCTCTTCCAAGCGGCCATTTCGGTCGAAACCTTCCACAACACCCACAAAACCCCCTTCTAAAACCACCAAAGCCATCACAACCCTTCCTTCCAAAACTTCTCAACCAAAACTCAAAATTACCCCTAAGCCAAATCCCAAAACACCTTTGAAACCGAGGCAGCGTTCGCCATCTACGACTGCTAGTAAATCCTACACCAAGCCTACCCCACCACCATTCATTCCTAACATAACTCCGGTGGGTGCAACGCATGACCCACTTCCAGCCTACCTTCACAACGCACCATCACTAGCCGTGCATCCACCACCTCCAGTTTCTATCTAGCCCTT from Benincasa hispida cultivar B227 chromosome 10, ASM972705v1, whole genome shotgun sequence carries:
- the LOC120089103 gene encoding uncharacterized protein LOC120089103, whose product is MVLRTEELLGISKTLHSDYYETQLANEADKGRRYRVEPIDCYRVHVKDNRLDDIINLHTKECTCKEFNSLGIPCLHAIFAAKERNIPIHSLCSRFYIVDSLMTAYAEPINPLGHISEWKRPSGYVEKIILPSKFVPQVGRRRVRRIPSRGEFRRQMKCGHCGNYGHNRQNCTEPLTTLRRAENAKDRDTNTPHPV